The proteins below are encoded in one region of Penicillium psychrofluorescens genome assembly, chromosome: 4:
- a CDS encoding uncharacterized protein (ID:PFLUO_006768-T1.cds;~source:funannotate), giving the protein MPPNPPSSSLYGKPRSKSSTQANQPSSSNLSFTTQLSSLISQGTSDSTSRGRPRPSKTAKADLFSKPNKGSQKRAAADLEDESSKQVHQRSQDIGSVDAAALGRSKRRMEQKVRMYEDMKKGMYLAGDSSDDEEGANKEDYAARLRRKEREGLVDFDKKWADEERKREDVSDDEEESEDDDNASIISYEDELGRCRRGTRAEAARAAREKEKDSQQGGADEERWRPSRPDNLIYGETVQSQAFNPEAGVASHMAHLATRRDRSPTPPENMHYDADAEVRNRGTGFYAFSRDEEERKKQMEELLSARGETQREREARQARRAVREAAKDERRAKIQELRNKRLAERFLADLQPGTEAVQTE; this is encoded by the coding sequence ATGCCACCCaatccaccatcctcctccttATACGGGAAGCCGCGCTCCAAGTCCAGCACACAAGCAAACCAACCATCCTCCTCTAACCTCTCCTTCACGACCCAACTCTCCTCACTCATCTCCCAAGGCACCTCCGATTCCACCTCCCGAGGACGCCCACGTCCGTCCAAAACCGCAAAAGCCGACCTCTTCTCCAAGCCCAACAAGGGATCCCAAAAGCGTGCCGCGGCGGACCTGGAAGATGAGTCCTCAAAGCAAGTCCACCAGCGCAGCCAGGACATCGGGTCCGTGGAcgcggcggcgctgggccGGTCAAAGCGGCGCATGGAGCAGAAGGTGCGCATGTATGAGGATATGAAGAAAGGGATGTACCTCGCTGGTGATAGcagcgacgatgaggaaggaGCAAATAAAGAGGACTACGCAGCACGATTAAGGCGAAAAGAGCGGGAGGGGTTGGTGGATTTCGATAAGAAATGGGCGGATGAGGAAcggaagagagaagatgtatccgatgacgaggaggaatCTGAAGACGATGATAATGCATCTATCATATCCTACGAAGATGAACTGGGACGGTGTCGTCGCGGGACAAGAGCCGAAGCTGCGCGCGCGGCCcgcgaaaaggaaaaagacAGTCAACAGGGCGGCGCAGATGAGGAGCGTTGGAGGCCCTCACGTCCGGACAATCTCATTTATGGCGAAACGGTCCAGTCGCAGGCATTCAATCCGGAGGCCGGCGTCGCGTCGCACATGGCGCATCTTGCGACGAGACGAGATCGATCACCTACGCCTCCGGAGAATATGCACTACGACGCAGATGCGGAGGTGCGCAATCGAGGGACCGGTTTTTATGCATTTTCGAgagacgaggaggagcgcaagaagcagatggaggagctgcTGAGTGCGCGTGGTGAGACGCAGCGGGAGAGGGAGGCACGGCAGGCGAGGAGAGCCGTGCGAGAGGCCGCTAAGGATGAACGGCGCGCGAAGATTCAGGAGCTAAGGAATAAGAGACTGGCTGAGAGGTTCTTGGCTGATTTGCAGCCGGGGACTGAAGCGGTTCAGACGGAGTGA
- a CDS encoding uncharacterized protein (ID:PFLUO_006769-T1.cds;~source:funannotate) → MSASPIYLGVVGVGGVGTAFLSQLARLPNAPQLILLARSSQTLLAPTPAYSPAIPAADWATAAATPSLTKTGALPAEELANYLASAPGRAILVDNTSDINLARTYPIFLKKGVSVVTPNKKGFSDDLSLWKDIFASAAQGKALVYHESTVGAGLPVLSTLKDLVATGDEVTRIEGVFSGTLSFLFNTFAPASGSSNAQWSAVVAQAKDLGYTEPDPRDDLNGMDVARKLTILARLAGLEIARPDAFPIESLIPAELATLPSSSEGITQFMTRLPEFDAQMSSVKDTAEKQGKVVRYVGSIDVANKAVKVGLQYFDKDSAIAGLKGSDNIISFYTKRYGANPVIVQGAGAGGEVTAMGVSTDLLKVIERLH, encoded by the exons ATGTCCGCCAGCCCTATCTATCTCGGCGTCGTTG GCGTCGGCGGTGTCGGCACTGCGttcctctcccagctcgcgcGCCTCCCAAATGCCCCGCAGCTCATCCTCCTTGCCCGCTCATCTCAAACCCTCCTCGCTCCGACACCGGCGTACTCACCAGCCATCCCCGCAGCCGACTGGGCGACTGCTGCCGCGACTCCCTCGCTGACCAAGACCGGTGCTCTACCCGCAGAGGAGCTGGCGAATTACCTCGCCTCCGCGCCGGGGCGAGCTATCCTGGTGGACAACACGTCAGACATTAACCTGGCGCGGACGTACCCTATCTTCCTGAAGAAGGGCGTGTCGGTGGTGACTCCGAACAAGAAGGGTTTCTCTGACGATCTGTCTCTATGGAAGGATATTTTTGCTTCGGCAGCGCAGGGCAAAGCCCTGGTGTACCACGAGAGTACGGTTGGTGCTGGATTGCCGGTGCTGTCGACGTTGAAGGACCTGGTTGCAACTGGTGATGAGGTCACTCGCATCGAGGGTGTGTTCTCGGGCACATTGTCGTTCCTGTTCAACACTTTTGCCCCTGCTTCCGGCTCCTCAAATGCGCAGTGGAGCGCTGTCGTCGCCCAGGCCAAGGACCTGGGCTACACTGAGCCGGACCCTCGCGATGACCTGAACGGCATGGATGTGGCACGCAAGCTGACCATCCTGGCCCGTCTGGCTGGTCTCGAGATTGCCCGCCCTGATGCCTTCCCCATTGAGTCGCTCATTCCCGCCGAGCTTGCCACGCTCCCGTCCTCGTCAGAGGGAATCACCCAATTCATGACTCGCCTGCCCGAGTTTGATGCCCAGATGTCTAGCGTCAAGGACACAGCAGAGAAGCAGGGCAAGGTTGTGCGTTATGTTGGCAGCATCGATGTTGCTAACAAGGCCGTCAAGGTTGGTCTCCAATACTTCGACAAAGACAGTGCCATTGCCGGCCTGAAGGGCAGCGACAACATCATCAGCTTCTACACCAAGCGGTACGGTGCCAACCCAGTGATTGTGCAgggtgctggtgctggtggcgAGGTCACTGCTATGGGTGTGTCGACGGATCTGCTCAAGGTTATCGAGCGGCTGCACTAG